One window of Flavobacterium dauae genomic DNA carries:
- the lepA gene encoding translation elongation factor 4, producing MKNIRNFCIIAHIDHGKSTLADRLLGATQTVTAREEKAQLLDNMDLERERGITIKSHAIQMEYKYKGEDYILNLIDTPGHVDFSYEVSRSIAACEGALLIVDAAQSIQAQTISNLYLALENDLEIIPVLNKVDLPSANPEEVSDDIIDLLGCKLEDIIHASGKTGFGVENILAAIIEKIPAPKGNPDEPLQALIFDSHYNPFRGIEVIFRVLNGEIKKNQKIKFMATGNEYYADEVGTLKLNQVPKQKISSGDVGYLISGIKEAKEVKVGDTITDAVSPTKNMITGFEDVKPMVFAGIYPVDTEDYEDLRASMEKLQLNDASLVFQAESSAALGFGFRCGFLGMLHMEIIQERLEREFNMTVITTVPNVSYFAYTKKEPDTPFVVNNPSDLPEPSKLDRVEEPFIKATIITKSDFVGQVMSLCIEKRGQITNQTYLTESRVELNFDMPLAEIVFDFYDRLKTVSKGYASFDYHPVGMRQSKLVRLDVLLNAQNVDALSALIHEDNAYHIGKKMCEKLRELIPRQQFDIPIQAAIGAKIIARETIKALRKDVTAKCYGGDISRKRKLLEKQKAGKKRMRQVGNVEIPQSAFMAVLKLND from the coding sequence ATGAAAAATATTAGAAACTTCTGTATTATAGCCCACATTGACCACGGTAAAAGTACCTTGGCAGACAGATTGTTGGGTGCCACACAAACTGTGACAGCGCGTGAAGAAAAAGCACAATTGCTTGATAATATGGATCTTGAAAGAGAACGTGGTATTACCATTAAAAGTCACGCCATTCAAATGGAATATAAATACAAAGGCGAAGATTATATCTTGAATTTGATTGATACTCCGGGACACGTAGATTTTTCGTATGAAGTTTCTCGATCAATTGCTGCCTGCGAAGGGGCGTTGTTGATTGTTGATGCGGCACAAAGTATTCAGGCTCAGACAATTTCGAACCTTTATTTGGCATTAGAGAATGATTTAGAGATTATTCCGGTGTTGAATAAAGTTGATTTACCATCTGCAAATCCTGAAGAAGTAAGTGACGACATCATTGATTTATTGGGCTGCAAGTTAGAAGATATTATTCACGCATCAGGTAAAACCGGTTTTGGGGTTGAAAATATTTTGGCGGCTATTATTGAGAAAATTCCTGCACCAAAAGGAAATCCAGACGAACCTTTACAAGCGTTGATTTTTGATTCGCACTACAATCCGTTCCGTGGAATTGAAGTTATTTTCCGTGTTTTGAATGGTGAAATTAAGAAGAATCAAAAGATAAAATTCATGGCTACGGGCAATGAATATTATGCGGATGAAGTAGGTACGTTGAAATTAAACCAGGTTCCAAAACAAAAAATTTCATCGGGCGATGTAGGATATTTGATTTCGGGAATTAAAGAGGCAAAAGAAGTTAAAGTTGGTGATACCATTACCGATGCTGTAAGTCCTACTAAAAATATGATTACTGGGTTTGAAGACGTAAAACCAATGGTTTTTGCCGGAATTTATCCTGTTGATACCGAAGATTACGAAGATTTGCGTGCATCGATGGAAAAATTGCAGTTGAATGATGCTTCGTTGGTTTTTCAGGCAGAAAGTTCGGCGGCTTTAGGTTTTGGTTTCCGTTGTGGATTCTTGGGAATGCTGCATATGGAAATTATCCAGGAACGTTTAGAGCGTGAGTTTAATATGACGGTGATTACTACGGTTCCCAACGTTTCGTATTTTGCGTACACCAAAAAAGAACCAGATACACCGTTTGTGGTTAATAATCCATCTGATTTACCGGAACCATCGAAATTAGACCGTGTTGAAGAACCATTTATTAAAGCAACAATCATTACAAAATCTGATTTTGTGGGACAGGTAATGAGTTTGTGTATCGAGAAACGTGGACAAATTACCAACCAAACCTATTTGACAGAAAGTCGAGTTGAATTGAATTTTGATATGCCTTTGGCAGAAATTGTATTTGATTTTTACGATCGTTTAAAAACGGTTTCAAAAGGATATGCTTCGTTTGATTACCACCCAGTTGGTATGCGTCAATCAAAATTAGTGCGTTTAGATGTGTTGTTGAATGCTCAAAATGTGGATGCGCTTTCAGCCTTAATTCACGAAGACAATGCGTATCATATCGGAAAAAAAATGTGCGAAAAGTTGCGTGAATTAATTCCTCGTCAGCAGTTTGATATTCCTATTCAGGCAGCAATCGGAGCAAAAATCATTGCACGTGAAACCATTAAAGCATTGCGTAAAGATGTTACCGCAAAATGTTACGGTGGTGATATTTCGCGTAAACGTAAGCTGTTAGAAAAGCAAAAAGCAGGTAAAAAACGTATGCGCCAGGTTGGTAACGTAGAAATACCACAATCGGCATTTATGGCTGTTTTAAAATTGAATGATTAA
- a CDS encoding DinB family protein, translating to MTDFEKYIKEYLDLIPSEDWLEELNTVANETLVIYQNLTEEQGNFAYDDGKWTLKTLLEHLTDTEKIFHYRALRFVRKDATPLAGFDEEDYAKNGTANQQKLKPLIEEFLLNRLLSMVFFSKLTSEQLAQTGKANNNEISVQTIGKLIVGHNIHHLNIIKERYLPNLKL from the coding sequence ATGACTGATTTTGAAAAATACATAAAAGAGTATCTTGATTTGATTCCTTCGGAAGATTGGCTCGAAGAACTAAATACAGTTGCTAATGAAACATTGGTAATTTATCAAAACTTAACCGAAGAACAAGGTAATTTTGCCTATGACGATGGAAAATGGACATTAAAAACCTTATTGGAACATTTAACCGACACCGAAAAAATATTTCATTACAGAGCTTTGCGTTTTGTAAGGAAAGATGCTACACCGCTTGCAGGATTTGATGAGGAAGACTATGCTAAAAACGGAACAGCAAATCAGCAGAAATTAAAACCACTCATAGAAGAGTTTCTTTTAAACAGATTGCTTTCTATGGTCTTTTTCAGTAAACTAACTTCTGAACAATTAGCACAGACAGGAAAAGCAAACAACAATGAAATATCGGTACAAACCATTGGAAAGCTGATTGTAGGACACAACATCCATCATTTAAATATTATTAAAGAACGTTATTTACCTAATTTAAAGCTTTAA
- a CDS encoding OsmC family protein: MEKVTAKIGAENYKTVITSPTSEFISDMPIDEGGQNLGPKPKELLAAALAGCVAMTVKMYANRSKWLLEDVFVDVEIDTETTPGTTIFTKKVSFTGDLTEYQTERLHVIAQKCPINKILQNPIVVK; the protein is encoded by the coding sequence ATGGAAAAAGTTACAGCAAAAATTGGCGCAGAAAATTATAAAACCGTTATCACATCGCCTACATCAGAATTTATTAGCGACATGCCAATCGACGAAGGTGGTCAAAACTTAGGACCAAAACCAAAGGAATTACTTGCTGCAGCCTTGGCAGGTTGTGTTGCAATGACGGTAAAAATGTACGCGAACAGAAGTAAATGGTTGTTAGAAGATGTTTTTGTGGATGTTGAAATTGATACCGAAACAACTCCGGGAACCACTATTTTTACAAAGAAGGTTTCATTTACCGGAGATTTAACTGAATATCAAACTGAAAGACTCCATGTAATTGCACAAAAATGCCCAATTAATAAAATACTGCAAAACCCAATTGTGGTGAAATAA
- a CDS encoding DUF6891 domain-containing protein produces MKQGMSEDQQFIFDSIYTQVHSGFYSLEEIQNNIIEEIEDNGFEDEISEEWAQEQINYVNNRLLEESKSWESITHTQRLIEAFDELAESKIIALHYPGYTTDEGEYEATEVERALIDNDEKSEGYCFYHGQDLERAIRGEGLYISFQKINNESDAVSKEVAKKIVAVLEKNGLKIEWNGKATSRIYIPDFKWQKIYNEDDRDLLNYNYVIDAILENHK; encoded by the coding sequence ATGAAACAAGGTATGTCTGAAGATCAACAGTTTATTTTTGATTCTATTTACACACAAGTTCATTCAGGATTTTATAGTTTAGAAGAGATTCAGAACAATATCATCGAAGAAATCGAAGATAATGGTTTTGAAGACGAAATTTCTGAAGAATGGGCACAGGAGCAGATTAATTATGTAAATAATCGTCTTTTAGAAGAAAGCAAATCTTGGGAATCTATAACACACACGCAGCGTTTAATTGAAGCCTTTGACGAATTAGCCGAATCTAAGATCATTGCGCTTCACTATCCGGGGTATACCACAGACGAGGGTGAATACGAGGCTACTGAAGTGGAACGTGCCTTGATTGACAATGACGAAAAATCAGAAGGATATTGTTTTTATCACGGACAGGATTTAGAACGTGCCATAAGGGGCGAAGGACTGTATATCAGTTTCCAGAAAATTAATAACGAAAGCGATGCCGTTAGTAAAGAAGTAGCTAAAAAAATTGTTGCGGTTTTAGAAAAAAACGGCTTAAAGATAGAATGGAACGGTAAGGCAACATCTCGTATTTATATTCCCGATTTTAAATGGCAAAAAATATATAATGAAGACGATCGCGATTTGTTAAACTACAATTACGTAATTGATGCAATTTTAGAAAATCATAAATAA
- the aspS gene encoding aspartate--tRNA ligase — translation MYRSHNCGELRLADVNKEITLAGWVQKSRDKGFMIWVDLRDRYGITQLIFDESRTEANVMQLAKSLGREFVIQVKGTVIERESKNANIPTGEIEVLVKELTVLNQSQLPPFTIEDETDGGEDIRMKYRYLDIRRNPVKNSLLFRHKVTQEVRNYLSNLDFCEVETPYLIKSTPEGARDFVVPSRMNPGQFYALPQSPQTFKQLLMVGGMDKYFQIVKCFRDEDLRADRQPEFTQIDCEMSFIEQEDILNVFEGLTRHLLKKIHNIEIEKFPRMTFDEAMRTYGNDKPDIRFGMKFGELNAVAQHKEFSVFNSAELVVGIAVPGAASYTRKEIDALIDWVKRPQVGASGMVYVKCEANNQYKSSVDKFYDQEDLAKWAAATEAKEGDLILVLSGPANKTRSQLSALRMELGNRMGLRKPNEFAPLWVVDFPLLEWDEESERFHAMHHPFTSPKPEDMHLLDTNPGKVRANAYDLVLNGNEIGGGSIRIHDKEMQALMFKHLGFTQEQAQEQFGFLMNAFQYGAPPHGGLAFGLDRLTAILGGQETIRDFIAFPKNNSGRDVMIDAPATIDNAQLDELSIMLNVKQ, via the coding sequence ATGTACAGAAGTCACAATTGCGGCGAACTGCGTTTAGCCGATGTAAATAAAGAAATTACACTTGCGGGATGGGTTCAAAAATCTCGTGATAAAGGTTTTATGATTTGGGTTGATTTACGCGACCGTTACGGAATTACCCAGTTAATTTTTGATGAATCGCGTACCGAAGCAAACGTTATGCAGCTTGCAAAATCGTTGGGTCGTGAGTTTGTTATTCAGGTTAAGGGAACAGTGATTGAGCGTGAATCTAAAAACGCAAATATCCCAACGGGTGAAATTGAGGTTTTGGTTAAGGAATTAACGGTTTTAAACCAATCGCAATTGCCGCCTTTCACTATTGAAGACGAAACCGACGGTGGTGAAGACATCCGTATGAAATACCGTTATTTGGACATTCGTCGTAATCCGGTTAAAAACAGCTTGTTGTTTCGCCACAAAGTAACACAGGAAGTTCGTAATTATTTATCGAATTTAGATTTCTGCGAGGTAGAAACACCTTATTTAATAAAATCTACACCAGAAGGAGCACGCGATTTCGTGGTGCCTTCACGTATGAATCCTGGGCAGTTTTACGCTTTGCCACAATCGCCACAAACGTTTAAACAATTGTTGATGGTGGGCGGAATGGATAAATATTTCCAAATTGTGAAATGTTTCCGTGACGAAGATTTACGTGCCGATCGTCAACCTGAATTTACGCAGATCGATTGTGAGATGTCGTTTATCGAACAAGAAGATATTTTAAATGTTTTTGAAGGATTAACGCGTCATTTATTGAAAAAAATCCACAACATTGAAATTGAAAAATTCCCTCGTATGACATTCGACGAAGCAATGCGTACGTACGGAAACGACAAACCGGACATTCGTTTCGGAATGAAATTCGGGGAATTAAACGCTGTGGCTCAACATAAAGAATTTTCGGTATTCAACTCGGCAGAATTAGTAGTTGGAATTGCTGTTCCGGGAGCTGCATCGTACACTCGTAAAGAAATCGACGCGTTGATTGACTGGGTAAAACGCCCTCAGGTTGGTGCATCGGGTATGGTGTATGTAAAATGCGAAGCAAACAATCAGTACAAATCATCGGTAGATAAATTTTACGATCAAGAAGATTTAGCAAAATGGGCAGCTGCAACCGAAGCTAAAGAAGGCGATTTAATTTTGGTTTTATCGGGTCCTGCAAACAAAACACGCAGTCAGTTATCGGCATTGCGTATGGAGTTAGGAAACCGTATGGGCTTGCGCAAACCAAACGAATTTGCTCCTTTATGGGTTGTTGATTTTCCGCTGTTGGAATGGGACGAAGAATCGGAACGTTTCCACGCAATGCACCATCCGTTTACATCGCCAAAACCAGAAGATATGCACTTGTTAGATACCAATCCGGGTAAAGTTCGTGCAAATGCTTACGATTTGGTATTAAATGGTAATGAAATTGGAGGTGGATCAATCCGTATTCACGACAAAGAAATGCAAGCTTTAATGTTCAAGCATTTAGGATTTACACAAGAACAAGCTCAAGAACAATTTGGCTTTTTAATGAATGCTTTCCAATACGGTGCACCACCACACGGAGGTTTAGCCTTTGGTTTAGACCGATTGACAGCGATTTTAGGCGGACAAGAAACCATTCGTGATTTTATTGCATTCCCTAAAAACAATTCGGGCAGAGATGTAATGATTGATGCACCTGCTACGATTGATAACGCTCAATTAGATGAGTTATCAATTATGCTGAATGTAAAACAATAA
- a CDS encoding MFS transporter, translated as MNKGLIALAFGGLAIGMTEFTMMGILQDIAKDQHIEITQAANFIALYALGVVVGAPILTIFTGKKAPKNVLLFLMLLFVVFNGLFALAPEYNTLAISRFMSGLPHGAFFGVGSVVAAQLAQKGKEAQAIAFMFTGMTIANLAGVPLGTYIGHHYSWRITYGIIALLGLVTIVAVYFWLPNLNSKATGDLKQQLSYFKQAKAWLIVAIISIGTGGLFSWITYISPMVTKVGSLAENRVPIIMVLVGLGMFFGNILGGKLADTFSPTKAVIFCFMTMALTLTVVFFTAHISSLAYLMAFITGMVAFTIGSPLQMILINSAKGSENIAAAAGQASFNIGNTLGAYFGGIPITLGYAYNSPVLIGVGMTTTGALLAFIYLKRYLKK; from the coding sequence ATGAACAAAGGATTAATTGCCCTGGCTTTTGGTGGCTTGGCTATTGGCATGACCGAATTTACCATGATGGGAATTTTGCAGGATATTGCCAAAGATCAACATATTGAAATTACCCAAGCTGCTAATTTTATTGCTTTATATGCATTAGGCGTAGTAGTCGGGGCTCCCATCCTAACCATTTTTACCGGTAAAAAAGCTCCAAAAAACGTGTTGCTTTTTTTAATGTTATTATTTGTTGTTTTTAATGGATTATTTGCTTTGGCACCTGAATACAACACATTGGCAATAAGCCGGTTTATGTCGGGATTACCACACGGTGCTTTTTTTGGTGTAGGATCGGTTGTAGCAGCTCAATTAGCACAAAAAGGAAAAGAGGCACAGGCAATTGCCTTTATGTTTACCGGAATGACAATTGCTAATTTAGCAGGTGTTCCGTTAGGCACTTATATTGGGCATCATTATTCGTGGCGAATCACTTACGGTATCATTGCCTTATTGGGTTTGGTTACTATTGTTGCGGTTTACTTCTGGCTTCCGAATTTAAATTCTAAAGCAACCGGCGATTTAAAACAACAATTGTCCTATTTTAAACAGGCAAAAGCGTGGCTTATTGTTGCTATTATTTCCATAGGTACCGGCGGATTATTCTCTTGGATCACCTATATCTCGCCAATGGTTACAAAAGTAGGCAGTTTAGCCGAAAACCGTGTACCAATTATTATGGTTTTAGTTGGCTTAGGAATGTTTTTTGGAAATATTTTAGGAGGTAAACTTGCAGATACCTTCTCTCCTACCAAAGCAGTCATTTTTTGTTTTATGACTATGGCACTCACGTTAACCGTTGTTTTCTTTACTGCACATATCAGCTCACTGGCTTACTTAATGGCGTTTATAACAGGCATGGTTGCTTTTACGATTGGTTCTCCTTTACAAATGATTTTGATTAATTCGGCAAAAGGTTCAGAAAATATCGCAGCAGCAGCAGGGCAAGCTAGCTTTAACATTGGAAATACATTAGGAGCTTATTTTGGTGGAATCCCTATTACGCTGGGCTATGCTTATAATTCTCCTGTTTTAATTGGTGTAGGCATGACGACTACGGGTGCGTTACTTGCTTTTATCTACTTAAAACGATACCTAAAAAAATAA
- the brnQ gene encoding branched-chain amino acid transport system II carrier protein, whose amino-acid sequence MFEINQHKLKLMDVRKRKTILFLGMALFAMFFGAGNLLLPAYLGYQTKIDWTSTFTGFSLTAILAPVLAIFAVAVSGNYFTDLGARANMKFAYLLAFINVLCIGPLIALPRSGASVFEVAIQPILPNAQPVWVCVLFFGAVMMASFSLNRITGILGKIFGPLLLLFLAILIIPGLFIGSTVNLPPTIIEDRFYVGFHEGYQTMDVLAGLIFAVLLISGANRKGYTHINDKIEVVVKAAIFSAVCMLLVYGGLFYLGAHVSADPTEITRSSLLVHIATQYSGVNGIYLISILMILACLTTAIALTAGVANFFERLTNGKLGYIEGVITVTLISTLLAIIGVDGIIEYAAALLNFIYPVTLVLILSVLLFGKTIQNQKPYFITLMVTMLISFVRVLINWFPNEDIFGTVLNVLPLARFNLEWMLPAVLTFVITCFALGRNLNRK is encoded by the coding sequence ATGTTTGAAATAAACCAACATAAATTAAAATTAATGGATGTAAGAAAACGGAAAACCATTCTTTTTTTAGGAATGGCATTATTTGCTATGTTCTTTGGTGCGGGTAATTTATTATTGCCTGCTTATTTGGGGTATCAAACCAAGATTGATTGGACTTCAACCTTTACAGGTTTTTCGCTAACTGCTATTTTAGCACCCGTATTAGCCATTTTTGCTGTGGCTGTTTCAGGTAATTATTTCACCGATTTAGGAGCACGTGCAAATATGAAATTTGCCTATTTACTGGCATTTATAAATGTTTTGTGTATTGGTCCGTTAATTGCATTGCCCCGTTCAGGAGCATCGGTTTTTGAAGTAGCCATTCAGCCTATTTTACCTAATGCCCAACCAGTTTGGGTTTGCGTATTGTTTTTTGGAGCAGTTATGATGGCTTCGTTCTCATTAAACCGAATTACGGGAATTTTAGGAAAGATTTTTGGTCCCTTATTATTATTGTTTTTAGCCATATTAATCATTCCGGGATTGTTTATTGGTTCTACAGTTAATTTGCCGCCAACAATCATTGAAGACCGTTTTTATGTAGGTTTTCACGAAGGATACCAAACAATGGATGTTTTGGCAGGACTTATTTTTGCAGTTTTATTGATTTCTGGTGCCAATAGAAAAGGATACACGCATATAAACGATAAAATAGAGGTAGTGGTTAAAGCGGCTATTTTTTCGGCGGTTTGTATGCTTCTGGTTTATGGCGGTTTATTTTATTTGGGTGCACACGTATCGGCTGATCCAACTGAAATTACACGATCATCATTACTAGTGCATATTGCAACACAATACTCTGGCGTAAACGGGATTTATCTTATTTCTATTTTAATGATTTTAGCGTGTTTAACTACAGCAATTGCGTTAACAGCAGGTGTGGCAAATTTCTTTGAACGATTAACAAATGGTAAATTAGGATATATTGAAGGCGTAATAACAGTTACACTTATATCAACATTATTAGCAATTATAGGTGTTGACGGAATTATTGAATATGCTGCGGCATTATTGAATTTTATCTATCCGGTAACTTTGGTACTCATATTATCGGTTTTGTTATTTGGAAAAACAATTCAAAATCAAAAACCTTATTTTATTACACTGATGGTGACTATGTTGATTTCGTTTGTTAGAGTATTGATAAACTGGTTTCCTAATGAAGATATTTTTGGTACAGTTTTAAACGTTTTGCCGCTGGCACGCTTTAATTTAGAATGGATGTTACCAGCTGTTTTGACTTTTGTAATCACTTGTTTTGCATTGGGAAGAAATTTGAATAGAAAATAA
- the dusB gene encoding tRNA dihydrouridine synthase DusB encodes MIKIGKIELPEHPLLLAPMEDVSDPPFRRLCKMHGADMMYSEFISSEGLIRDAMKSKMKLDIFDYERPVGIQIFGGDEEAMQLSAKIVETVQPDLVDINFGCPVKKVVCKGAGAGVLKDVDLMVRLTKAVISGTNLPVTVKTRLGWDDESINIDEVAERLQDVGVQALTIHARTRAQMYKGHSDWTHIERIHNNPRIKIPIFGNGDIDSPQKAKEYKERFGLDGMMIGRAAIGYPWIFNEIKHYLNTGEILTPPTMSDRLEAAKNHLVWSMEWKGERLGIVEMRRHYTNYFKGIHGFKAHRQRLVTEDDPNQLLRIFDEIEDFYQDYVIEQ; translated from the coding sequence ATGATTAAAATAGGAAAAATAGAATTACCCGAACATCCGCTTTTACTGGCACCTATGGAAGATGTAAGCGATCCGCCGTTTCGCCGTTTGTGCAAAATGCACGGTGCAGATATGATGTATTCTGAATTTATTTCGTCGGAAGGGTTGATTCGCGATGCAATGAAAAGCAAAATGAAATTGGATATTTTTGATTACGAACGCCCTGTTGGTATTCAGATTTTTGGTGGAGATGAAGAAGCTATGCAGCTTTCGGCAAAGATTGTAGAAACCGTACAGCCCGATTTGGTTGATATTAATTTTGGATGTCCCGTTAAAAAAGTAGTTTGTAAAGGTGCCGGTGCCGGCGTTTTAAAAGATGTTGACTTAATGGTTCGTTTAACCAAAGCGGTTATCAGCGGTACTAATTTACCTGTTACGGTAAAAACACGTTTAGGCTGGGACGATGAATCGATTAATATTGATGAAGTTGCCGAACGTTTGCAAGATGTTGGTGTACAAGCACTGACCATTCACGCACGTACGCGGGCACAAATGTACAAAGGACACAGCGATTGGACGCATATAGAACGTATTCATAACAATCCGCGTATTAAAATTCCGATTTTTGGAAACGGAGACATCGATTCGCCTCAAAAAGCAAAAGAATACAAAGAACGCTTTGGCTTGGACGGAATGATGATTGGGCGTGCTGCTATTGGTTATCCTTGGATTTTTAACGAAATTAAACATTACTTAAATACCGGCGAAATTTTGACTCCACCTACAATGAGCGATCGATTGGAGGCTGCAAAAAATCATTTGGTTTGGTCTATGGAATGGAAAGGCGAACGTTTGGGAATTGTAGAAATGCGCCGCCATTACACTAATTATTTTAAAGGAATTCACGGATTTAAAGCACATCGTCAACGATTGGTTACAGAAGATGATCCTAACCAGCTTTTGCGTATCTTTGATGAAATCGAAGATTTTTATCAAGATTACGTCATAGAACAATAA
- a CDS encoding pirin family protein, with the protein MSNIDFIFEEKAADIGNFLVGRLLPFRQKRNIGPFVFIDHMGPAQMTANENLDVGPHPHIGLSTLTFLFEGAVAHKDSLGNDIVIEPGAVNWMTAGKGVVHSERTPDYLRTIDKTMHGLQIWIALPKDLEDMEPNFVHIEAKDLPTWKEEGLDFKLIAGEFEDKKSGVPVYSKLYMIEIKAHEDMTVNLHDRLYGESGLYILEGEVSTNESAFGEKQILITKDAHLCTFDIKAGSTVYLFGGEPFPEERFIYWNFVSSSRDKIEEAKLKWQAQEFPKVPGETDFVPLPVDSFKKG; encoded by the coding sequence ATGTCAAACATAGATTTTATTTTTGAAGAAAAAGCTGCCGATATCGGTAATTTTTTGGTAGGCAGGTTGTTGCCTTTTAGACAAAAACGCAATATTGGTCCGTTTGTATTTATCGATCACATGGGACCGGCACAGATGACAGCCAATGAAAATTTAGATGTTGGTCCACATCCGCATATTGGCTTGTCAACGTTAACTTTTTTATTTGAAGGTGCCGTAGCACATAAAGACAGTTTAGGGAACGATATTGTGATTGAACCTGGTGCCGTGAATTGGATGACTGCCGGAAAAGGTGTGGTGCATTCTGAAAGAACACCCGATTATTTAAGAACGATAGATAAAACCATGCACGGTTTACAGATTTGGATTGCTTTGCCGAAAGATTTGGAAGATATGGAACCGAATTTTGTGCATATTGAAGCAAAGGATTTACCAACTTGGAAAGAAGAAGGGTTGGATTTTAAACTAATAGCAGGCGAATTTGAAGATAAAAAATCCGGAGTTCCTGTGTACAGCAAACTGTATATGATTGAAATAAAAGCGCACGAAGATATGACCGTTAATTTACATGATAGATTGTACGGTGAAAGCGGTTTGTATATTTTAGAAGGCGAAGTTTCTACCAACGAAAGTGCTTTTGGCGAAAAGCAAATTTTAATAACCAAAGATGCGCATTTATGTACATTTGATATTAAAGCAGGATCTACCGTTTATTTGTTTGGGGGCGAACCTTTCCCGGAAGAACGTTTCATTTATTGGAATTTTGTATCATCGTCTCGAGATAAAATCGAAGAAGCCAAACTAAAATGGCAGGCACAGGAATTTCCGAAAGTTCCTGGTGAAACCGATTTTGTCCCGTTACCTGTTGATTCTTTTAAGAAAGGTTAA
- a CDS encoding DUF695 domain-containing protein: protein MSFLKNIFAKKDESIKSYSDFWNWFQNNEKIFFNIVKESKNIEKDFFDKLSHKLEELKDGYFYLTGMYDDNTVELIFTADSNIKNIVFVEELIEHAPKIIGWKFTALKPALDIENLGINMGEYKFNSDNLSFYSNDYTDYPDEIDITVIHDDLTEENKDQIGNGIYIFLDNYLGELDFVNNIDNLQVISKNEAKKELIPITKLKDFLIWRQKEFIEKYDGVRYNTEEDEYSILEAELKNGNNLIAVVNANLINWDSKASHPWIAVITFKFNGHNNNGMPNENDYKRLNEIEENILQQLLDKEGYLYIGRQTANSEREIYFACKDFRKPSKVLFSIEEKYGNDFEVEYDIYKDKYWQSFERFIPK from the coding sequence ATGAGTTTTCTAAAAAATATCTTCGCAAAGAAAGATGAGTCAATAAAAAGCTATAGTGATTTTTGGAACTGGTTTCAGAACAATGAAAAAATCTTTTTTAACATAGTAAAGGAGAGTAAAAACATTGAAAAAGACTTCTTTGATAAACTTTCTCATAAACTTGAAGAGCTTAAAGATGGGTACTTTTATTTAACTGGAATGTATGACGACAATACTGTTGAATTAATTTTTACTGCTGATAGTAATATTAAAAATATTGTTTTTGTTGAAGAACTTATAGAACACGCTCCAAAGATCATTGGTTGGAAATTCACTGCTTTAAAACCAGCATTAGATATTGAAAATCTAGGAATTAATATGGGGGAATATAAGTTTAATAGCGATAATTTATCTTTTTATTCAAATGATTATACTGATTATCCTGACGAAATAGATATTACCGTAATTCATGATGATCTAACCGAAGAAAATAAAGATCAAATAGGCAATGGAATTTATATTTTCTTGGATAATTATTTGGGTGAGCTGGACTTTGTAAATAATATCGATAATTTGCAAGTAATCAGCAAAAATGAAGCTAAAAAAGAATTGATACCAATTACAAAACTGAAAGATTTTTTAATTTGGCGACAAAAAGAATTTATTGAAAAGTACGATGGTGTTCGTTATAACACAGAAGAAGATGAATATTCAATTTTAGAAGCAGAATTAAAAAACGGAAACAATTTAATCGCTGTTGTAAATGCGAATCTTATTAATTGGGATAGCAAGGCTTCACATCCTTGGATAGCTGTTATTACATTTAAATTTAACGGACACAACAATAACGGAATGCCGAATGAAAACGATTATAAACGCTTAAATGAAATAGAAGAAAATATATTGCAACAACTGTTGGACAAAGAAGGTTATTTATACATTGGAAGGCAAACTGCAAATAGCGAACGAGAAATTTATTTTGCTTGTAAAGACTTTCGCAAACCTTCAAAAGTACTTTTTAGTATAGAAGAGAAATATGGCAATGATTTTGAAGTAGAATATGATATTTATAAAGATAAATATTGGCAATCATTTGAAAGGTTTATACCTAAATAA